The genomic stretch TACCTCACCCACTGTCATATGGCTCTAGTCCATATAGAAATATTGCCTGGTTTCGAAAAGGATGACAATACTGCTTTATAAATTGAACATAACCGTGTGCAATACAAACAGCAGTATAAAAGTTATTGCATTCCggaaaaagatatatttattataaaacggGCCCATTTTTATACATGAACATGTGAAAATTGTCTAttccattttataaaaatatcacagcttttctttttaatttctgcTAATTCACCATAAGAAAGCAAAGTAATAAGAACAAATATTGCATTCACAGTGTGTGGGATATGGAGTACATTTCATTGATAAAAGATGTAGTATGTCATCAGCTGCCATAAAATAAAAGTTGCAATTTGCAGTTTTTATTTTACGTTACTTACTCACCCTATCactttaatttgatagtatatgtGGTCAATGATGATTGAATACATTTTATCcgaatttctattcatttttaatCCTAGATGCCACTTCATTTATTTGACAGGTGGGAACTATCAGGAATAGACCAGGTGGACAAGGTCGTCAGGGCCCGGGTGATAACGGAAAACATCGTCTGCTTTAACGTTTCAACACCGTCCCTACTAGTGACTAAATATAGATATCTGGATATTAGAATAACGTGAACATTTCTTGGAGTAGAATAGTGACCCACCGGAAAAAAGTTCGATATTCGTCTGTTAGCGGTATGATGAAAATGGggcaataaaaataatctgaGGGCATCAAAGATCAAATTGatcatttttgaaagtttaatcagtatttcaaaatacatataatatcaaCAGCACGTATGTTCAATTGTTTTCAGTAATATTTTGGATAGGCATATTTTCCTTTACTATCTTGTGACAATACCAGATGATTAAAATGTCTGAAAGTGTGATGGCCAGTACTGAAAGCATGCCTTATAATCTTTCAACGGTTGGAACATCTGAACTAAAGTATAAAATAGAGCAGCGCTTCAAAGAAGAAGCGACTTTAGCGTACAACAGACAGTTCTCACCTAATCCACAACATAACGCATCACCCGGACCACCTCGGATTTCACCGAAGCCGCCAGAATATACTGAAGAACCCTCAGTGAACGAATCTAGTCCAAAGGTAGAATATGAACAACGAGTGTCAGGTCAAACAGAAGATGGAGTGGTTTATCAAACAGACGGTACAGTTGCAGACTATACGGAAGAAGGAAATAGGGCGGCAATGCAGTTGACGGAAAATGGCGATGAGGACAGAGAATTGCAACCTCCAGAACTTCCGGTTTCCAGTATGGGGCCCGCAACTATGCAGGACACAACCATTTCATATAACGAAATTCAGGATTCCTGTAATGTCACAAACGACTGTCCTGAGGATATTGCTACAGATGGAATGTCGGAAGATAACATGGCAGCAATGGCCTTGACTAATGAAGAAAATTTAGACCAGCGTATAAATGAAATATCCTCGGAAGAAAGTTTGGCCTATCAacaacaaaatgttacaaaacacgAAGGAATGAATGGTGAAGCGTTGAACTATTCAACTGAAGGAAATGTTTACACGCAGCTTGGGCCGCCTACAGACGGCCGAGATCAACAACTAATTACAATTGATCCAAGCTACCTTAATGCACCAGCTTCAGAGCAAAGTGAAAGGGGAACCAGTCATAGTGCACTAAGCGCCGCATTACGTAGCGGGTACACAGTTCAAAATTTGACACACTTAACCCCGAGTCATGTGACACACGCAGCCTTTGATAATGCTGGTCATCTACTTCCACAAGCGGATGTCGAGGCCTTCTTCAGCGATATGGAGCGACCCATGGCTACGAGTGTGAGCTTGTCCGGGATGTATTCCACGGGGACGGGTCAGTTAACCACCCTGACAAACCCACCCGGTTTAACTCTTGCGCAGACATATCATGCACAGAACGGAAGTGGGCGGCTTATTACGCTACAACCGCCATCTTATTCCGATACTCAAGGTGAATATGGACTTACACAATTATACTCGTCTCGCCAGGGTACCATGCCGCCTCAGTACATTGGGTCCGACCAAGGATCCAGCTCATCACCCACACCGCAAGCAAACACATCATGGGGAACCAGTGGACAGGACACACTATACGCTACAACTACATCAAGCCATACAATCGGGAACCAGACTCAGAAATACGCATATCCTACATTAAATGACAGTCCCGTCGGAAGGGACGATTCTCAAATCTCTGCTCAGTACTCACGGACACCGGTGCTTCCTGCGGCCACCTCGTACACAGGGTACCTATCTCAGGACCTAAACACTGGCGGCTGGTACCAGAATGTACCCAGTCCTTATTCGGATGTAAGACCTACCGGTAAGCTTATTTTTCTAATTCACCTGTTTTATATCGTTTAACTACCTGTTTAGGAACCACCTGTAGGCTTAAACCATTCAAAAGTTCATCTGTCTCCCGTTGTCATAGGCATGATTTAGGTCGGGAAGTGGACAAAACGTAGAATCCATCTTATTATAATAGAAACGTTACCAATCATTTTACTAACTCCGCCTCTGTATGCAATGTGAGAATcgttataaaattttatttctgattttagtTACTATCAGAAATCAGGAAGAAATTcaaaacgtgaacattgtacacatTACACATTTCAAGCAGGTATTTACTGATAACAAACCCAGATCGATATACCTTATCAGTTTATTTGTGGacatattttataactaattCCTTAATAAACAGTAGCGGGTATAAAAATGTCTACAAGAAAAGTCGATAGATCAGTAGCAAGCCGCTATAAATCAGTCCTATTTTAATCAAAATctgtttcaaaatctgtttctcGTACAGTAAAGAGCAATAATTCACCAGTTTACTTCTAAAAAGATCAGTCGGATTTGTCATGTAATATGTTTAAACCTGTTTCTGTCATGTCCTGTTTGATCTCCTTTCTGTATCCTTAGTTCTCTGGGAGTCAGTATGAAACAGTGCCTTTTGGTTGTGACGCACATTTTCTGTTTAACATATTTTCAATCTGAATGCGATTTCTCAAACTCGGTCCCAGTGCTGCAGTGCTTCCCCTCATAGGTTGTATAGCTgtaatttggtttaaaaaaatgtgagaaaaagTCCCTTACTTTTTGTCCATTTTAAGCacctttaaatgtattttactttcGTCAATGCCTCGTATTTTTGTATAAACCATAATTGTGCGATTTAAATATACACCTCttcttgaaaaaaagtattttcccgCTTGTTACAGGGTATGAATACTCTATATTGTAATgtcataaaaaatgtttctttataattggTTAGTTCaaaacattgataaaatatgCTGCAATTTCGAAAGATTAAGTACACAAACGCCATGGGATATCCGAAATTTTGCATTTAACGGTCAATAATTCCAAATTTTAATGCAACTCGGGCAATAAAAGGACGGTTGtggcagttttgggtaaaaaattcACAATAATAGAATTTGATCAAAATTTGTATATGAACAAattgtcatgttagaaacagaattttgaaaacaaaattgagGGTCACCACGCTTGTTCAGGacctagcccgcccgcttagctcagtaggtagagcgttggtctacggatcgcggggtcgtgagttcgatcctctggcggggcgtatgttctctgtgactatttgataaacgacattgtgtctgaaatcattagtcctccacctctgattcatgtggggaagttggcagttacttgcggagaacaggtttgtactggtacagaatccaggaacactggttaggttaactgcccgccgttacatgactgaaatactgttgaaaaaaaggcgttaaacccaaaaaacaaacaaacaaattgttcaGGACTTATCTGcccatgaatatgcaaatttgaagaaaaccccagttttaagggcagataactcctaaacaagcaaggtgacctatgattgtttttgcatttttctgtttctaacatatacaaagtttgaacaaattttattattGGGAAATGTctgccccatctctcatacaagaaactttaagtgagttctgcacgtttgataaaccggaagtaatgatataacattatttgaataaagcctggacttgGCATACGAAAACGAAAATCATTTATTAATTAACGACAACCTGAGTAAAGTTgttaaaacgaaaatgttactatctttctaaagataaaatatgatactaGTTATATTATTCCCGATAATGTCTCAAAATCAGCTTGAATTGTGCGCATCTCTTTAAATATTGCCAATATCTTTagaataagcacacggacctgtaCATCTTATTTCAAATTATCATAGACAGTATGTTAGTTTataattgtgagaagtttcattaaagtctacattgtggaaaaaaatgcgaaaatgtaatttccatagactcccatttATGAAAACTTATGCGGGGTCCaaagttttcaaataaatgttgcaaaaaatCAAGCATCCTATCTTTGTATTTGCCTATGTTTCTAAGTATCTTCAAATCAGGCTTTTAACTACTAGTACCTCGGCGTAGACAGTTATGAAGGTCGAGGCGGGATAAGGGGGCTGCCATGCATCCCTTTAGACAGTTTTTTAGGTACCAAATTCTTTGGTAGGACTGGCagtgtgaaaataaaaaatgttcccatgaaaaaaaaaactctttcggTCTggatatgatttcactgtttcctggcaaccgttcatttttggaaatgaCAAACATTTAGATGATATTCAATCATATCttgtcagttttggtgataaaacggATACCAAAATGTAGCTTAGACACTTGACTTTTATAAGCCGTATTCTGTATCaacaaactaatttgcatattcatgttACGGAatgacattttgagaaaaaataacatGTTCTAAGTTTAAGATCATTTTTAATGTACAAAACAGTTTTAATCTGGTCTTGAGGTCCCTCAGTATTTTCGACAGTAGCATCTTGTTTTTCAACAGCAAGTAtgttagctaatttgcataaaatgaatcaATGCCAGAACCAACATTTCAGGAAACACGacataacatgataaaatataaacCGGTTTGAACACTTCTTTGGAGGAATCTGTATGTAACATACTTAACACATGTTGCAGTACTATTTCAGTAATCTTctttaattgtatcatttttcGGGAATAGTCTACGAATATTGTATTTTCaagttataaaaaaacaaaacagtatttCTCCATAACCGTCAAGCAGTGATTTTTTCCATGCAGgtgctttaaaatacgttaccactgtatttGGTTGTATCTAAAATATGTAGCATTGTTATCAATATGATAATATAACTTATTTGTTTAACCTTAAGTTTATagtctatgattttttttcttttcttttgtcaaCCTAGAAATCATCACAAACTTTATTTACACTTTCTATGTTCTcgtttcattttgaatttatgtaACTATCACTTTAGAACTTTATAATACTAATTGTTCCTAATCGGCATGTGGTTCTTCTATTTGatggttttgttattgttgttatacTTTGACTCTGTGTTTTGTGTATATATTAGTTATGTAAACATACATTCACTGATAGATGGTTACAATTTTAGGGGCTGCCTTCTTGAATTTTCCTACTGGATATTAGTTATCATTGTTCAATGTGATCGTAAAGATACAATATGCAGTCATTCATGTTAGTAATAaagcttttgtttttcttttaatttcggAAACACATGCGTTATTGTGGGATATTTAAGTACTCATTACTAAATAAGAATGAAGTAAATAGTGTCAGAAAATCCTTGTGAAGTCCATAACAGGACCTTAACTCTAGAAAAAATAATCTGTCATGAAAGCTTCAATGATATGAGCATGTCCACTTGATGTAGATGATGTACAACAGATGTTGATGATGTACACCAGGTGTCATTTTCgttggatgaaaactgtaggtGGAGCTGAGTACAAAATGTTCTGGTgttgatgttatattttaaagtcaaaaaggaccataactccagatAAAAAATCGGAAAGTCAAAAAATACGTGcatggttgggaaccattttccggacacattttcatatttcggctccattattccctaaaaaaaaagttgacataaatgaagtccacactgcacaaacttcagctccttccgcatccgaaattgtaatcagcatcgcgttgtgacgtaaaatatgggtttcatcgggcctcaaatggggtcactaaaagaagttattttccccgtcaggcaaaccagtagccggacaaatactttgacggtgttttgctgttaatttgatatcaaaataagtaactaaactatttctacacatttccttaacattcatctcttcaaaattgcacatggaacataacccgacgttcagtAGCAGCTACGAatgcaaaccgaggttgactataaataTCTTGAATTTCGTCTAActaattcttgataattccaatagatatagaataaaattagtgtaaaaatcgacagccctgcatcttacgtaacttttaccGTAAAATCAACAATAGAACATGTTATCAGTAGACAATCATTatatagtttaattatttcttctccacttgatacctcggcaagtgcgcaatgctatcttcttgccccgttaagacagaaagttgttttgtaaacgcatgtgagttatcatcaaaaccCCAAACATTATAAGCCTTAtaatatagtggtttgttgtagacatgaagaacaaacatttaaatgatctaGATAAAACAATGACATGAAtgacaacgaaataaagcggatattacatgtgtccggaaactggtcctgtccggaaaatgggtCCCAAccagtattttatttcaatttgattgAAACTGTAGAAGGAGT from Mercenaria mercenaria strain notata chromosome 16, MADL_Memer_1, whole genome shotgun sequence encodes the following:
- the LOC123540193 gene encoding uncharacterized protein LOC123540193 produces the protein MIKMSESVMASTESMPYNLSTVGTSELKYKIEQRFKEEATLAYNRQFSPNPQHNASPGPPRISPKPPEYTEEPSVNESSPKVEYEQRVSGQTEDGVVYQTDGTVADYTEEGNRAAMQLTENGDEDRELQPPELPVSSMGPATMQDTTISYNEIQDSCNVTNDCPEDIATDGMSEDNMAAMALTNEENLDQRINEISSEESLAYQQQNVTKHEGMNGEALNYSTEGNVYTQLGPPTDGRDQQLITIDPSYLNAPASEQSERGTSHSALSAALRSGYTVQNLTHLTPSHVTHAAFDNAGHLLPQADVEAFFSDMERPMATSVSLSGMYSTGTGQLTTLTNPPGLTLAQTYHAQNGSGRLITLQPPSYSDTQGEYGLTQLYSSRQGTMPPQYIGSDQGSSSSPTPQANTSWGTSGQDTLYATTTSSHTIGNQTQKYAYPTLNDSPVGRDDSQISAQYSRTPVLPAATSYTGYLSQDLNTGGWYQNVPSPYSDVRPTDEDYYAEGRECVNCGAISTPMWRRDGTGHYLCNACGLHHKLNGLNRYQGKSSPSAEDEPPEEKIRKFEQKYDKTNSKTRMGLQCANCNTTTTTLWRRNGEGEPVCNACGLYFKLHQVNRPMSMKKDGIQTRKRKPRTSNSKKSSSKDSAHTTHGTSHSLNTTHAQSGLLDLSQRTDNTLATSMPDVKPVATYNSMYQNHSSAVLAALNTPPPALLPVSALASQLSTPVNNTYRPSQDILYAKTMTSAMEREQVNSVAKNNPNLSSLMNFKMDTKPVKSEPMCTMEDQSNYTVLKMENAMTYKHDQSMVFKTEPDQSELMKSPHDLFEPSPPKAVPVSVENGSPEMREHTPGTESNSDMIQLKPAIAVSQT